A stretch of DNA from Pseudonocardia hierapolitana:
TCCACCACCCGGACGAACTGCGGGAGGAGGTGGTGGCCGCCGGACTCACGCAGGTCGAGGTGCTCGCCGTCGAGGGCATCGGCGCGGCCGGAGACAGCGGGCCGCTGCTGGACGACCCGGGCACGCGTGAGGTCCTGCTGGCCACCGTCCGGCGGCTGGAGTCCGAGCCGACGCTGGTGGGGGTCTCACCGCACCTGATGGCGGTGGGACGGCGGCCATGATCGACGAATGCGGTTTCAGGGGCGCAAGACTGCGGCCCTGAAACCGCACTCGCTGATCACGCGGGACGGCGGCGGGCCAGCGCCAGGGTGGCCTCGACCTCCGCGATGCAGGCGGCCGGCTCTCCGTCGAGCGTGTGCCAGGGGAACCGCAGCAGGTCCCAACCGCCCCGGGTGAGGGAGTTGCCCTTCCGGCGATCCGTTCGGAAGCGCTCCGCGTCGATGTGCCAGGCCCAGCCATCCACCTCGATCGCGACCCGCTCGACCGGGAACGCGAGGTCGATGCGGTAGGGCCCGAACGGATACCCGAGCACCCAGCCGCCGATCCCGGCCCGACGGAGCAGCGTGACCAGGAGCCTCTCCGCTGCCGGGTCCGCGCGGTCGGCGGCGGCCACCAGCAGTCGGTGCATGCCGGCCGAGCCGTGCCGGCCGATGTTGCGGCAATAGCAGCGGTAGACGGCCGGGAATCGGACATGGCGCTGCAGAGCTCGGTCGAGGAAGACCGAGCCGCGCGGAACGACCAAGGCCGTCTCCAGCGCAGCGAGCGGCGCGTCCGCCACCGTGACCTCGCGGCGTTCGACCACATCGTCCGGACGCAGGTCCCGCCGGCGCAGACCGATGCCCGGCCTGCTCTTCCGGTGTACGGCGCGGGGCAACGTCAGCTCGACCGCGGCGGGCGCACGGTCCATCATGCCGTGCCAGTAGGCCGCAGCCGGACCAGTGACCACGGCCCTCGCCGCCCGGGCCCACATCCACGCCGCTCGAACCCTCGCCTCGTCCGTCAACCGGTGGCCGCCGACCAGGTAGACGCACGGGTGCAGTTCGCGCCATGCCCCGGCCCGTACGCGGCGCCGCACGGTGTCTGCCGAGATGCCGCAGGCCCGCGCCTGCGCGAGGGTGACGACGCCGGCCTGCCGG
This window harbors:
- a CDS encoding type IV toxin-antitoxin system AbiEi family antitoxin domain-containing protein, with protein sequence MVLERVLVRQAGVVTLAQARACGISADTVRRRVRAGAWRELHPCVYLVGGHRLTDEARVRAAWMWARAARAVVTGPAAAYWHGMMDRAPAAVELTLPRAVHRKSRPGIGLRRRDLRPDDVVERREVTVADAPLAALETALVVPRGSVFLDRALQRHVRFPAVYRCYCRNIGRHGSAGMHRLLVAAADRADPAAERLLVTLLRRAGIGGWVLGYPFGPYRIDLAFPVERVAIEVDGWAWHIDAERFRTDRRKGNSLTRGGWDLLRFPWHTLDGEPAACIAEVEATLALARRRPA